From the Rhodoferax sp. WC2427 genome, one window contains:
- the ybeY gene encoding rRNA maturation RNase YbeY — protein sequence MLKNLQLSLQFGDLADAALHRAALPRHSVNRWIRHALQSDGEITVRIVDTAEGQTLNRDYRHKDYATNVLTFDYTQEPTVTADLVLCAPVVAREAAENGKTLQAHYAHLLVHGTLHAQGYDHETSEADAVAMEALETQILAGLGIANPYAA from the coding sequence ATGCTTAAAAATCTACAACTCTCCCTGCAGTTCGGTGACCTGGCCGATGCGGCACTGCACCGCGCCGCCCTGCCCCGCCACAGCGTCAACCGTTGGATCCGCCATGCGTTACAAAGCGATGGCGAAATCACCGTGCGCATTGTCGACACCGCCGAAGGCCAGACCCTGAACCGTGACTACCGCCACAAAGACTACGCCACCAACGTGCTGACCTTCGACTACACCCAGGAGCCCACCGTGACCGCGGATCTGGTGCTGTGCGCCCCGGTGGTGGCCCGCGAAGCTGCAGAGAACGGTAAAACTCTGCAAGCGCACTATGCCCATCTGCTGGTCCACGGTACCCTGCATGCCCAGGGTTATGACCACGAAACCAGCGAAGCCGATGCGGTGGCCATGGAAGCCCTGGAAACACAGATTTTGGCCGGGCTGGGCATCGCCAACCCCTATGCGGCCTAA
- a CDS encoding FecR domain-containing protein: protein MRTLVSTLALALCCGAAGAQSLDAARAGTLKTVQGTVTVTNAQGARTVHPGDPVAEADKLLTGTNGAASVVMRDGTTLVLGPSSQLDITSFAFNGTTQKGNMLLSLLRGSLRMVTGLVGKGNPDAVKITTPTSVIGVLGTDFIVRATGGKP, encoded by the coding sequence ATGCGAACCCTTGTATCTACCCTCGCACTGGCTTTGTGCTGTGGTGCAGCCGGTGCCCAAAGCCTGGATGCCGCCCGCGCAGGCACGCTGAAAACCGTGCAGGGCACGGTGACCGTCACCAATGCCCAGGGCGCACGTACAGTCCACCCTGGCGACCCCGTGGCCGAGGCAGACAAGCTGCTCACCGGAACCAACGGCGCGGCCAGCGTGGTGATGCGCGACGGCACCACCCTGGTGCTGGGCCCCAGCAGCCAGCTCGATATCACCAGCTTCGCCTTCAACGGCACCACCCAAAAGGGCAATATGCTGCTCAGCCTGCTGCGCGGTAGCCTGCGCATGGTCACCGGGCTGGTGGGCAAGGGCAACCCCGATGCCGTCAAGATCACCACGCCCACCTCGGTGATTGGCGTGCTGGGCACCGACTTCATCGTTCGCGCCACCGGAGGCAAACCATGA
- the dtd gene encoding D-aminoacyl-tRNA deacylase encodes MKAVLQRVREARVVVADETVGAITQGLLVLLCAERGDTDAQADKLLAKILKLRIFSDAAGKMNRSLQDVAGGLLVVSQFTLAADVAGGNRPSFTTAAPPEEGRRLYDYFVAQAQRAHSPVQTGQFGADMQVHLVNDGPVTIPIQL; translated from the coding sequence ATGAAAGCTGTATTGCAAAGAGTGCGCGAAGCCCGTGTGGTGGTCGCCGACGAAACCGTGGGTGCCATCACCCAGGGCCTGCTGGTGCTGTTGTGCGCCGAGCGTGGTGATACCGACGCGCAGGCCGACAAGCTGCTGGCCAAGATCTTGAAGCTGCGTATCTTCAGCGACGCGGCAGGCAAGATGAATCGGAGCCTGCAAGACGTGGCCGGTGGCCTGCTGGTGGTGAGCCAGTTCACGCTGGCGGCGGACGTGGCGGGCGGCAACCGGCCCAGCTTCACCACTGCGGCACCGCCTGAGGAGGGGCGGCGCCTGTACGACTACTTTGTGGCCCAGGCCCAAAGGGCACACAGCCCCGTGCAGACCGGGCAGTTTGGGGCCGACATGCAGGTGCACCTGGTCAACGACGGGCCGGTGACCATTCCCATCCAGCTTTAG
- a CDS encoding OmpA family protein gives MMGPALVAIGVTVMALLAGRALPPTSEVLLLPQADGSPSSVVVVSGTDRQTLSAPYQRATAVQGQKPTQDSLDPLAVQHAYPALFSAMPPPPQHFTVYFEPGGTELTPASQADLATIIAAAQQRAGADILVIGHTDAQGDDGENDALSLQRAQQVRDMLLRDPQAVQADLIEARGRGKRELAIPTADGVAEARNRRVEIVLR, from the coding sequence ATGATGGGGCCCGCGCTGGTCGCCATCGGCGTTACCGTGATGGCCTTGCTGGCAGGCCGGGCCCTGCCGCCCACCTCGGAGGTGCTGCTGCTGCCCCAGGCCGACGGTTCGCCATCGTCGGTGGTGGTGGTGTCGGGCACCGACCGGCAAACGCTATCTGCCCCGTACCAGCGGGCCACCGCCGTACAAGGCCAAAAGCCCACGCAAGACAGCTTGGACCCGTTGGCCGTGCAACACGCCTACCCGGCACTGTTCAGCGCCATGCCGCCACCGCCGCAGCACTTCACCGTCTACTTTGAGCCCGGCGGTACCGAGCTCACCCCCGCGTCGCAGGCCGACCTGGCGACGATCATCGCGGCCGCCCAGCAACGCGCCGGAGCCGACATCCTGGTGATCGGCCACACCGATGCGCAGGGCGACGATGGCGAGAACGACGCCCTGTCGCTCCAGCGCGCCCAGCAAGTCCGCGACATGCTGCTGCGTGACCCCCAGGCGGTACAGGCCGACCTGATTGAGGCCCGGGGCCGCGGCAAGCGCGAACTGGCCATACCCACCGCCGACGGCGTAGCCGAAGCCCGCAACCGCCGGGTGGAAATTGTGCTGCGCTAA
- a CDS encoding ABC transporter ATP-binding protein, with product MDADTIVDIQGLQTAFGSGKSRVVIHQDLALTVQRGEILSLVGGSGTGKTVLLRQMLGLEHPAQGQVSVLGQPAAELGRTGAASRVGMLFQQGALFSAFTVLENIAFPLNELKTLPAALVRDAALVKLQMVGLQPADADKMPADLSGGMVKRVALARALVMDPPLLLLDEPTAGLDPNGADEFVALLRALHQGLGLTVVMVTHDLDTLFALSTRVAVLAEKKVLVTGTPAEVVAFPHPFIEHFFLGERGRRALAPLPVVPIPQGDLPHGK from the coding sequence ATGGATGCCGACACCATCGTTGATATCCAGGGCCTGCAGACCGCGTTTGGCAGCGGCAAAAGCCGGGTCGTGATCCACCAGGACCTGGCGCTGACTGTGCAGCGCGGCGAAATTCTGTCGTTGGTGGGCGGCTCGGGCACCGGCAAAACCGTGCTGCTGCGCCAGATGCTGGGGCTGGAGCATCCGGCCCAGGGCCAGGTCAGCGTGCTGGGCCAGCCCGCCGCAGAACTGGGCCGCACCGGCGCGGCCAGCCGGGTCGGCATGCTGTTCCAGCAAGGGGCGCTGTTTTCTGCCTTTACCGTGCTGGAGAACATTGCTTTCCCACTGAATGAGCTCAAAACCCTGCCCGCTGCGCTGGTGCGCGACGCGGCCCTGGTCAAGCTGCAAATGGTCGGCTTGCAGCCTGCCGATGCCGACAAGATGCCCGCCGATCTGTCGGGCGGCATGGTCAAACGCGTGGCCCTGGCCCGCGCGCTGGTGATGGACCCGCCGCTGCTGCTGCTGGACGAGCCCACCGCCGGGCTGGACCCGAACGGGGCCGACGAATTTGTGGCCCTGCTGCGCGCCCTGCACCAGGGCCTGGGCCTGACGGTGGTGATGGTCACGCACGACCTGGACACCCTGTTTGCGCTGAGCACCCGGGTCGCCGTGCTGGCCGAAAAAAAGGTGCTGGTCACCGGCACGCCCGCCGAGGTGGTGGCTTTCCCGCACCCGTTCATCGAACACTTTTTTCTGGGCGAACGCGGTCGGCGTGCCTTGGCGCCGCTGCCCGTAGTTCCCATTCCCCAAGGAGATCTCCCCCATGGAAAATAA
- a CDS encoding MlaE family ABC transporter permease — protein MNLDSIPRIAPGPTARLLGRWAAADLAVPAQWRAATAALQALPPSAHWDLVGVERLDHVGAQLLWNHWGRQWPAQIDLLPAQRSLLERVAGFSTTAPPVPATSWAQHFDALGVWVLAGLAQGVVLLRMVGQLALDLLRLARRPQAGPWRDISGHLYQMGTMALPITALVGFLIGVVLAYLTSQQLRQFGAEAFIVNILGMSVVRELGPMLAAILIAGRSGSAITAQIGVMRVTEELDAMRVMGIPLGYRLVMPRAIALAIAMPLISVWTTLTALAGGMLAADLALGITPAFFLQALPGAVGVANLGLAVFKSAVFGLLIALVGCHCGLRVKPNTQSLGQGTTASVVTSITVVILVDALFAILFKNVGV, from the coding sequence ATGAATTTGGATTCCATCCCCCGCATCGCCCCTGGCCCGACCGCACGGCTATTGGGCCGCTGGGCGGCCGCCGACCTGGCCGTACCAGCGCAGTGGCGGGCCGCCACCGCCGCGCTGCAGGCGCTGCCGCCGTCGGCGCACTGGGACCTGGTGGGTGTAGAGCGGCTGGACCACGTGGGCGCGCAGCTGCTGTGGAACCACTGGGGCCGCCAATGGCCGGCGCAGATCGACCTGCTGCCCGCACAGCGCAGCCTGCTGGAGCGGGTGGCGGGCTTCTCCACCACCGCGCCCCCGGTACCCGCCACCAGCTGGGCGCAGCACTTTGACGCGCTGGGGGTGTGGGTGCTGGCGGGGCTGGCCCAGGGGGTGGTGCTGCTGCGCATGGTGGGGCAGTTGGCACTGGACCTGCTGCGCCTGGCGCGCCGCCCGCAGGCCGGGCCGTGGCGGGATATTTCGGGCCACCTGTACCAGATGGGCACCATGGCCCTGCCGATCACCGCGCTGGTGGGTTTTTTGATTGGCGTGGTGCTGGCCTACCTTACCTCGCAGCAGCTGCGCCAGTTCGGGGCCGAGGCATTTATTGTCAACATTTTGGGCATGTCGGTGGTGCGCGAGCTGGGGCCGATGCTGGCCGCCATCCTGATTGCCGGGCGCTCCGGCTCGGCCATCACCGCGCAAATCGGCGTGATGCGCGTCACCGAAGAGCTCGATGCCATGCGGGTCATGGGTATCCCGCTGGGCTACCGGCTGGTGATGCCGCGCGCCATTGCACTGGCCATTGCCATGCCGCTGATCAGCGTGTGGACCACCCTGACCGCACTGGCCGGGGGCATGCTGGCGGCCGACCTGGCGCTGGGCATCACGCCCGCCTTCTTCTTGCAGGCGCTGCCGGGGGCGGTGGGCGTAGCCAACCTGGGGCTGGCGGTGTTCAAGTCGGCGGTGTTTGGCCTGCTGATCGCGCTGGTGGGTTGCCACTGCGGCCTGCGCGTCAAACCCAACACCCAGAGCCTGGGGCAGGGCACCACCGCCTCGGTAGTGACTTCGATCACGGTGGTGATCCTGGTGGATGCCCTGTTTGCTATTCTTTTCAAGAACGTGGGGGTCTGA
- a CDS encoding PhoH family protein, with product MILRHTFSPPNNTRLDHLCGPMDSHLRTIEAALQISIAHRHEQFKIDGPKPKAQQALELLQALYEQAARPIRPDTVQLMLATDTSEGVDGQSLQTRRADLRARTPNQATYLENIAQHDITFGIGPAGTGKTYLAVACAVDALERSAVQRIVLTRPAVEAGERLGFLPGDLNQKIDPYLRPLYDALYELMGAEKVQKAFERNALEVAPLAFMRGRTLNNAFVILDEAQNTTPEQMKMFLTRIGFGAKAVVTGDVSQIDLPKTQTSGLIDAEQVLRRTQGIAICRFTSADVVRHPLVARIVDAYDTRGKSDSVPRKRASS from the coding sequence ATGATCCTTCGCCACACCTTTTCGCCTCCCAACAACACCCGGCTAGACCACCTGTGTGGCCCCATGGACAGCCACCTGCGCACCATCGAGGCGGCGCTGCAAATCTCCATCGCCCACCGCCACGAGCAGTTCAAGATCGACGGCCCCAAGCCCAAGGCGCAGCAAGCGCTGGAGCTGCTGCAGGCGCTGTACGAGCAGGCCGCGCGCCCGATCCGCCCCGACACCGTGCAACTCATGCTGGCCACCGACACCAGCGAAGGCGTCGACGGCCAGTCGCTGCAAACCCGGCGCGCCGACCTGCGTGCCCGCACGCCCAACCAGGCCACCTACCTGGAAAACATCGCCCAGCACGACATCACCTTCGGCATCGGCCCGGCGGGCACCGGCAAAACCTACCTGGCCGTGGCCTGTGCGGTGGACGCGCTGGAGCGTAGCGCGGTGCAGCGCATCGTGCTGACCCGCCCGGCGGTGGAAGCCGGGGAGCGCCTGGGCTTCCTGCCCGGCGACCTGAACCAGAAGATCGACCCGTATCTGCGCCCGCTGTACGACGCGCTGTACGAACTGATGGGCGCCGAAAAAGTGCAAAAAGCCTTTGAGCGCAACGCCCTGGAAGTGGCCCCGCTGGCCTTCATGCGCGGGCGCACGCTGAACAACGCCTTTGTGATCCTGGACGAGGCGCAAAACACCACGCCCGAGCAGATGAAGATGTTTTTGACCCGCATCGGCTTTGGCGCCAAGGCGGTGGTGACCGGCGACGTAAGCCAGATCGACCTGCCCAAAACCCAAACCAGCGGCCTGATCGATGCCGAACAGGTGCTGCGCCGCACCCAGGGCATTGCCATCTGCCGCTTCACCAGCGCCGACGTGGTGCGCCACCCGCTGGTGGCGCGCATCGTGGATGCGTACGACACCCGCGGCAAATCCGACAGCGTGCCGCGCAAACGTGCTAGCTCCTGA
- a CDS encoding sensor histidine kinase yields MWKTVRHPGAWLVAWAVLAALGGVALARQELVRQREAFETDARIAHRLLSQRAVQQDAVLATLALLQPTGTAGPTAQPEQRLSSVYPQILEVQRRGPGEAWPVTPPAAQAALAEAEAVSRTGHRVALAAAHLATGRYRLVLAANPNSYALQIDVATMLPWNEWPMPRDTTPVRLTLEQDGQVFVVQPGRVAQGGWRFEFHKHLATDSQPFDVFALRQVGWGELPWAWMLAWALGMAVLLAALQSALAQRAARRRAEELLRLGQVARLNTLGELAAGMAHELNQPLTAVLANTQAARRLLDEDPPELDTARHAMVQAVEQARRASTVVGRLRRAVERPDLAGPLSPVKLQDAVREALYLLEPESARRGIAPTVQAPAQDVVVLADRVALEQIVHNLVMNALQALEQVPPGQRRLALTISSDAHLGSLTVQDSGPGIPPDVLPRIFEPFFSTRQGGLGLGLNLCETLAGSMGGSLVATPVAPHGAALHLSLPLSA; encoded by the coding sequence ATGTGGAAAACCGTACGGCACCCCGGTGCCTGGCTTGTGGCGTGGGCGGTGCTGGCGGCGCTGGGTGGCGTGGCGCTGGCCCGCCAAGAGTTGGTGCGCCAGCGCGAAGCCTTCGAGACCGACGCGCGCATTGCCCACCGGCTGCTGAGCCAGCGCGCAGTGCAACAAGACGCGGTGCTGGCCACACTGGCCTTGCTGCAGCCCACCGGCACGGCCGGGCCCACGGCGCAGCCCGAGCAGCGCCTGTCGTCGGTGTACCCGCAGATTCTGGAAGTGCAGCGCCGCGGCCCGGGCGAGGCCTGGCCTGTCACTCCACCCGCTGCGCAAGCCGCGCTGGCCGAGGCCGAGGCCGTTTCGCGCACCGGTCACCGGGTGGCGCTGGCAGCCGCACACCTGGCCACCGGGCGCTACCGGCTGGTCCTGGCGGCCAACCCGAACAGTTACGCGCTGCAGATCGATGTGGCCACCATGTTGCCCTGGAACGAATGGCCCATGCCGCGCGACACAACCCCGGTGCGCCTCACCCTGGAGCAGGACGGCCAGGTCTTTGTGGTGCAGCCCGGCCGCGTTGCGCAGGGTGGCTGGCGCTTCGAATTCCACAAGCACCTGGCCACCGACAGCCAGCCCTTCGACGTGTTCGCCCTGCGCCAGGTCGGCTGGGGCGAGCTGCCCTGGGCCTGGATGCTGGCCTGGGCGCTGGGCATGGCGGTACTGCTGGCCGCCCTGCAGAGCGCGTTGGCCCAGCGCGCCGCGCGCCGCCGCGCGGAAGAACTGCTGCGCCTGGGCCAGGTGGCGCGGCTCAACACCTTGGGCGAGCTCGCCGCCGGCATGGCCCATGAACTGAACCAGCCGCTGACCGCCGTGCTGGCCAACACCCAGGCCGCGCGCCGCCTGCTGGATGAAGACCCGCCCGAGCTGGACACAGCCCGCCACGCCATGGTGCAGGCGGTGGAGCAGGCCCGGCGCGCCTCCACGGTGGTGGGTCGGCTGCGCCGCGCGGTGGAGCGGCCCGACCTGGCAGGCCCGCTGTCCCCCGTCAAGCTGCAGGACGCGGTGCGCGAAGCCTTGTACCTGCTGGAGCCCGAAAGCGCACGCCGTGGCATCGCACCCACCGTGCAGGCCCCGGCACAGGATGTGGTGGTGCTGGCCGACCGCGTGGCGCTGGAGCAGATCGTGCACAACCTGGTGATGAACGCGCTTCAGGCGCTGGAGCAGGTACCCCCAGGCCAACGGCGCCTGGCCCTCACGATTTCCAGCGATGCACATCTGGGCAGCCTGACGGTGCAGGACAGCGGCCCCGGCATCCCGCCCGATGTCTTGCCGCGCATCTTTGAGCCGTTTTTCTCGACCCGCCAGGGCGGCCTGGGGCTGGGCCTGAACCTGTGCGAAACATTGGCAGGCAGCATGGGCGGCAGCCTGGTGGCCACCCCTGTCGCACCCCATGGCGCGGCGCTGCACCTGTCCCTTCCCTTGTCCGCATGA
- a CDS encoding response regulator transcription factor, whose amino-acid sequence MNTTLSPLVHLIDDDAAVRDSLALLIGTVGLRVQTWADPQAFLAQFDRQGIGAIVLDVRMPGISGLAVLDTLVAQGVDQPVVMLTGHGTVEMCRRAFKAGAAEFLEKPVDDEALIEVLQNAVRQHVRSRERHQADRQARERYAQLSEREREVLGLIVSGLTNKEIGRVLAVSPRTVETHRANLFAKLGAESLAQLIRRYAALADEAS is encoded by the coding sequence ATGAACACCACCCTGTCCCCCCTGGTCCACCTCATCGACGACGACGCGGCCGTACGCGACAGCCTGGCCCTGCTGATCGGCACCGTGGGCCTGCGCGTGCAGACCTGGGCCGACCCGCAGGCTTTCCTGGCGCAGTTCGACCGGCAAGGCATCGGCGCCATCGTGCTGGACGTGCGCATGCCGGGCATCAGCGGCCTGGCGGTGCTCGACACCCTGGTGGCGCAGGGCGTGGACCAGCCGGTGGTCATGCTCACCGGCCACGGCACGGTGGAGATGTGCCGCCGCGCCTTCAAGGCCGGTGCGGCCGAGTTCCTGGAAAAGCCGGTGGACGACGAGGCGCTGATCGAGGTGCTGCAGAACGCGGTGCGCCAGCATGTGCGCTCGCGCGAACGCCACCAGGCCGACCGGCAGGCGCGCGAGCGGTATGCGCAGCTGTCGGAGCGCGAGCGTGAGGTGCTGGGCCTCATCGTTTCGGGCCTGACCAACAAGGAAATCGGCCGGGTGCTGGCCGTGTCGCCGCGCACGGTGGAGACGCACCGCGCCAACCTGTTCGCCAAGCTGGGGGCCGAATCGCTGGCGCAACTGATCCGCCGCTACGCCGCGCTGGCCGACGAGGCATCCTGA